The following proteins are encoded in a genomic region of Halomicrobium zhouii:
- a CDS encoding NAD(P)/FAD-dependent oxidoreductase — protein MTEHVVIVGGGTGGTVLANNLAERLAGEIDAGDVRLTLVNDDPDHVYKPVWLYVPFGQREPGDARRPLTELVEDRVDVRIDRVTAIDTDAQRMQSMEGPDPIEYDALVLATGSTLAPDEVPGLADAGHDYYSEDGATALRDELLSFTEGHLVLSVVGTPHMCPAAPLEFVFMVDDWLRERGLREDVDVTYTYPIQRVHGNPHIAEWARPIMDERDIGVETFFNAEEVDPDEQVLRSMEGTDIDYDLLVAIPPHRGVDLIEEAGLGDRGWVEVDRHTLEAEAAKHVYALGDTADTGMPNAGSVAHYQAGVVARRIASEIRGQPATATYDGKTLCFIETGMDAASFVEFDFERPPSPAQPSRKLHWSKLAYNEAYWLTARGLL, from the coding sequence ATGACCGAGCACGTCGTGATCGTCGGCGGGGGCACCGGCGGGACCGTCCTCGCCAACAACCTGGCCGAGCGACTGGCCGGGGAGATAGACGCCGGCGACGTCCGCCTCACGCTGGTCAACGACGACCCGGACCACGTGTACAAGCCGGTGTGGCTGTACGTGCCGTTCGGCCAGCGCGAACCCGGGGACGCCCGCCGGCCGCTGACCGAACTCGTCGAGGACCGGGTCGACGTGCGTATCGACCGCGTGACCGCTATCGACACGGATGCACAGCGCATGCAGAGCATGGAGGGCCCCGATCCGATCGAGTACGACGCCCTCGTCCTCGCGACGGGGTCGACGCTCGCGCCCGACGAGGTCCCGGGACTGGCCGACGCTGGCCACGACTACTACAGCGAGGACGGCGCGACCGCCCTCAGGGACGAACTCCTCTCGTTCACTGAGGGGCACCTGGTGCTCAGCGTCGTCGGGACGCCGCACATGTGCCCGGCGGCGCCCCTGGAGTTCGTGTTCATGGTCGACGACTGGCTCCGCGAGCGGGGCCTCCGCGAGGACGTCGACGTCACGTACACGTACCCGATCCAGCGGGTCCACGGCAACCCCCACATCGCCGAGTGGGCGCGGCCGATCATGGACGAGCGCGACATCGGCGTCGAGACGTTCTTCAACGCCGAGGAAGTCGACCCGGACGAGCAGGTCCTCCGGTCGATGGAGGGGACGGACATCGACTACGACCTCCTCGTCGCCATCCCGCCCCACCGGGGCGTCGACCTGATCGAGGAGGCCGGCCTCGGAGATCGGGGCTGGGTCGAGGTCGACAGGCACACGCTGGAAGCCGAGGCCGCGAAGCACGTCTACGCGCTGGGTGACACGGCCGACACCGGCATGCCCAACGCCGGGAGCGTCGCTCACTACCAGGCCGGCGTCGTCGCCCGGCGCATCGCGAGCGAGATCCGCGGCCAGCCGGCGACGGCGACCTACGACGGCAAGACGCTCTGCTTCATCGAGACGGGGATGGACGCCGCCTCGTTCGTGGAGTTCGACTTCGAGCGACCGCCGTCGCCGGCCCAGCCGTCCCGGAAGCTCCACTGGTCGAAACTGGCGTACAACGAGGCCTACTGGCTCACCGCACGGGGGCTGCTCTGA
- a CDS encoding sulfurtransferase TusA family protein: MTEIDVEADETVDARGAACPGPLMDLIGKMRSVEPGTVVRLLSDNDQSLTDVPEWTAEAGNELHGVEEGEDHHAFYVEKT; the protein is encoded by the coding sequence ATGACCGAAATTGACGTCGAAGCCGACGAGACGGTGGACGCCCGTGGGGCAGCGTGTCCCGGGCCGCTGATGGACCTCATCGGCAAGATGCGGAGCGTCGAGCCGGGAACCGTGGTCCGCCTGTTGAGCGACAACGACCAGTCGCTCACCGACGTCCCCGAGTGGACGGCGGAGGCCGGCAACGAACTCCACGGGGTCGAGGAGGGCGAGGACCACCACGCGTTCTACGTGGAGAAGACATGA
- a CDS encoding class I SAM-dependent methyltransferase has product MEPFENTGQPDWDWWGKLWPTPGATLRELGVESGDALAEVGCGNGYFALPAARVVDPAPVYACDLDESLLTECSALADRQGVDNVEPVHGDARRLSELLPEPVDVVLLANAFHGVDDRDALVREVEMSLCPGGRFVVVNWHARPREETTVADEPRGPPSTLRMTPDETTADVLGAADFSLDERIALPPYHYALAFER; this is encoded by the coding sequence ATGGAACCCTTCGAGAACACCGGCCAGCCGGACTGGGACTGGTGGGGGAAGCTGTGGCCGACGCCGGGAGCGACGCTGCGGGAACTGGGCGTCGAGTCGGGCGACGCGCTCGCGGAGGTCGGCTGCGGGAACGGGTACTTCGCGCTCCCCGCCGCGCGGGTCGTCGACCCGGCGCCGGTGTACGCCTGCGACCTCGACGAGTCGCTCCTCACGGAGTGTTCGGCCCTCGCCGACCGACAGGGCGTCGACAACGTCGAGCCCGTCCACGGTGACGCCCGCCGACTGTCCGAACTCCTGCCGGAGCCGGTCGACGTCGTCCTGCTGGCCAACGCCTTCCACGGCGTCGACGACCGCGACGCGCTCGTCAGGGAGGTCGAGATGTCACTTTGCCCGGGCGGCCGGTTCGTCGTGGTCAACTGGCACGCCCGGCCGCGCGAAGAGACGACCGTCGCGGACGAACCGCGGGGCCCGCCATCTACCCTCCGCATGACGCCCGACGAGACGACGGCGGACGTGCTGGGCGCCGCCGACTTCTCGCTCGACGAGCGGATCGCCCTCCCGCCGTACCACTACGCGCTCGCGTTCGAGCGATAG
- a CDS encoding YgaP family membrane protein — MEYNIGTADRAVRLAVGGLLAALGGASLAGALETGPLVGVLALLVGAVLIGTALTRVCLVYRVLGIDTADAR, encoded by the coding sequence ATGGAATACAATATTGGCACCGCGGATCGCGCCGTTCGACTGGCTGTCGGTGGACTGCTGGCGGCGCTGGGCGGCGCCTCACTAGCGGGCGCACTGGAGACCGGGCCGCTCGTCGGCGTGCTCGCGCTCCTGGTGGGCGCCGTTCTGATCGGGACGGCCCTGACCCGCGTCTGTCTGGTGTACCGGGTGCTCGGGATCGACACCGCGGACGCCCGGTGA
- a CDS encoding multicopper oxidase family protein translates to MGASGLAGCLSTEGTGPGDSSRPTPRSPPSGSADVRAALAAAPGEVQPGADATTENWLYDGEFPGPELRASEGDVVEVELDNELADGTTIHWHGVPVANEMDGVPDVTQDPVESGGSFTYRFRAEPAGTFFFHSHVGLQLDRGLLAPLIVEEDDPHVEYDREYTVVVDDYLAGEPRPLSELESGSGPAGGGPGGGGGPMGGGRGGGGGPMADRRPPYAGLLMGGRLPDDPRTYSVREGERVRFRFVNASSATAFRVHAGGHPLTVTHADGRPVEPVTVDSFVFGSGERYDAVVKADNPGTWEVRAEAVNGDEPPARALVTYEGVDDSAAPGVPSNGGRALAYGDLQARSPLAGIDGSPDRSFDLTLSGRQGGTEWLIDGQAYPDADPLDVRQGEHVRIRMVNRSPVLHPMHLHGHFFQFGDAVKDTVLVPGHMGEVTLDFVADNPGDWLFHCHNLYHLESGMARVVRYVG, encoded by the coding sequence ATGGGCGCGAGTGGACTCGCCGGGTGCCTGTCGACCGAAGGGACGGGTCCAGGTGATTCGTCCCGTCCGACCCCCCGCAGTCCGCCGTCCGGCTCCGCCGACGTACGGGCCGCATTGGCTGCGGCACCGGGCGAGGTCCAGCCCGGCGCAGACGCGACGACCGAGAACTGGCTGTACGACGGCGAGTTCCCGGGACCCGAACTCCGCGCGAGCGAGGGGGACGTGGTCGAGGTCGAACTGGACAACGAACTCGCAGACGGAACGACGATCCACTGGCACGGCGTCCCCGTGGCCAACGAGATGGACGGCGTCCCGGACGTCACGCAGGATCCGGTCGAGTCCGGCGGTTCGTTCACGTACCGGTTCCGGGCGGAACCCGCGGGAACGTTCTTCTTCCACAGCCACGTGGGGCTCCAGCTCGACCGCGGGCTCCTCGCGCCGCTGATCGTCGAGGAGGACGACCCGCACGTGGAGTACGACCGCGAGTACACTGTCGTCGTCGACGACTACCTCGCCGGAGAGCCCCGCCCGCTCTCCGAACTCGAGTCGGGGAGCGGGCCGGCTGGCGGTGGTCCCGGTGGGGGCGGCGGGCCGATGGGCGGTGGTCGCGGCGGGGGCGGTGGCCCAATGGCCGACCGACGACCGCCGTACGCCGGCCTCCTGATGGGGGGACGCTTGCCGGATGACCCCCGGACGTATTCGGTCCGGGAGGGAGAGCGGGTCCGGTTTCGGTTCGTAAACGCGAGCAGTGCGACGGCGTTCCGGGTGCACGCCGGTGGTCACCCCCTGACTGTGACCCACGCTGACGGACGCCCGGTCGAGCCGGTGACCGTCGACTCGTTCGTCTTCGGCTCTGGCGAGCGATACGATGCGGTCGTCAAGGCCGATAACCCGGGTACGTGGGAGGTCCGTGCCGAGGCCGTCAACGGGGACGAACCCCCAGCGCGAGCCCTCGTGACGTACGAAGGGGTCGACGACTCCGCGGCACCGGGGGTGCCGTCGAACGGCGGACGAGCACTCGCGTACGGCGACCTCCAGGCGCGCTCGCCGCTGGCGGGCATCGACGGGAGTCCGGACAGGTCGTTCGATCTGACGCTGTCGGGACGCCAGGGCGGGACCGAGTGGCTCATCGACGGACAGGCCTACCCCGACGCCGACCCGCTCGATGTCCGACAGGGAGAGCACGTCCGGATCAGGATGGTGAATCGCAGTCCAGTGCTCCACCCGATGCACCTCCACGGCCACTTCTTCCAGTTCGGGGACGCGGTCAAGGACACCGTCCTCGTCCCCGGGCACATGGGCGAGGTCACGCTCGACTTCGTCGCCGACAATCCGGGCGACTGGCTGTTCCACTGCCACAACCTCTACCACCTGGAGTCCGGCATGGCCCGGGTGGTGCGATACGTCGGGTGA
- a CDS encoding M20 family metallopeptidase, protein MTESDELVDLALDLLAIDTSNPPGKTGEIADLIEQYLSARSVDVERITVDPAKPNLLATIPGERDRTLLYVGHLDTVPFDADEWSFDPLGERTGDRIYGRGATDMKGAVAAMLSAIGVFAEADEAPPVDLQFAFVSDEEVGGDAGLPALLEADRLDADGCVIGEPTCEEGRHSVTVADRGSIWLTMAATGEAAHGSRPVLGDNAIDRLYGAITTLRERFGTRELDVDPVLDPILAESVEYYAPTMGADVARELFASPSINLGTIEGGEAINSVPQSARAEVDVRLTAGVDTSRLLSDVRDCVADCEGITLADVSWSVGTAEPIDSPLVEAVASTAETVTGERVYRRSATGGGDAKTLRNAGIPTVEFALGTDTVHAVDEYTTVDALVGNATVYARLPGVWADASSGA, encoded by the coding sequence ATGACCGAGAGCGACGAACTGGTCGACCTGGCGCTCGACTTGCTCGCCATCGACACGTCGAATCCGCCGGGCAAGACCGGGGAAATCGCCGACCTGATCGAACAGTACCTGTCCGCCCGCTCGGTCGACGTCGAACGGATCACGGTCGATCCGGCGAAGCCGAACCTCCTCGCGACGATACCGGGCGAGCGGGACCGGACGTTGCTGTACGTCGGTCACCTCGACACAGTCCCGTTCGACGCCGACGAGTGGTCGTTCGATCCGCTCGGGGAGCGCACCGGCGACCGGATCTACGGCCGCGGGGCGACAGACATGAAGGGAGCCGTCGCCGCGATGCTCTCGGCGATCGGCGTGTTCGCCGAGGCCGACGAAGCCCCGCCCGTCGACCTCCAGTTCGCGTTCGTCAGCGACGAGGAGGTCGGCGGCGACGCGGGCCTCCCCGCACTGCTCGAGGCCGACCGACTCGACGCCGACGGCTGCGTCATCGGTGAACCGACCTGTGAGGAGGGGCGCCACTCGGTGACCGTCGCCGACCGTGGGAGCATCTGGCTGACGATGGCGGCCACCGGCGAGGCCGCACACGGTTCCCGGCCGGTGCTGGGCGACAACGCCATCGATCGGCTCTACGGGGCGATCACGACCCTCCGGGAGCGGTTCGGGACGCGCGAACTCGACGTCGACCCGGTCCTGGACCCGATACTCGCGGAGTCGGTCGAGTACTACGCGCCGACGATGGGCGCGGACGTCGCCCGGGAGCTCTTCGCGTCCCCGTCGATCAACCTCGGGACTATCGAGGGCGGTGAGGCGATCAACAGCGTCCCCCAGTCGGCCCGCGCCGAGGTCGACGTCCGGCTGACGGCCGGGGTGGACACGTCCAGGCTGCTCTCGGACGTCCGGGACTGCGTCGCCGACTGCGAGGGTATCACGCTCGCCGACGTCTCTTGGAGCGTCGGGACCGCCGAACCGATTGACAGCCCGCTCGTCGAGGCGGTGGCGTCGACGGCCGAGACGGTGACGGGCGAGCGCGTCTACCGTCGGAGCGCGACCGGCGGCGGCGACGCGAAGACGCTCCGGAACGCTGGGATTCCGACCGTCGAGTTCGCGCTCGGCACCGACACCGTCCACGCCGTCGACGAGTACACGACCGTCGACGCGCTCGTCGGGAACGCGACGGTGTACGCGCGACTCCCCGGCGTCTGGGCAGACGCGTCCTCCGGCGCGTAA
- a CDS encoding FAD-dependent oxidoreductase, which yields MSDTLVVVGGDAAGLSAASKAKREDPEMDVVVFEKGQWVSYAACGMPYYVKGDVPELADLVALTPEEIREERDIDLRTGHEVVAVDTGSQTVTVAADGERFDQAYDHLLIGTGASAVVPPFHGTDLDGVFTIHDMDEADAIERYVTERAPETAAIVGGGYVGIEMAEALSARGLDVSLYEMLPNVLQPFGEAVADVVEDHLREQGVDLHLETAVSGFAGEGRVEAVQLDGGESHAADVAVVGVGVRPNVVLAEDAGIELGPTGAIAIDEYGRTSAANVYAAGDCAENVHVVTGEPDYVPLALTANRAGRAIGQTLTGSPTAIGETAGTAIVKAFDLGAARTGILDEERASDAGFDPVSVTITDATRAHYYPGSEEIQVTLVADRETGAVLGGSVVGRDGAKRIDTVATALHGGLTVTELQNADLAYAPPFSPVWDPVLTAAKVLAGKLER from the coding sequence ATGAGCGACACCCTCGTCGTCGTGGGCGGTGACGCGGCGGGACTGAGCGCCGCGAGCAAGGCGAAGCGCGAGGACCCGGAGATGGACGTCGTCGTCTTCGAGAAGGGACAGTGGGTCTCCTACGCGGCCTGCGGGATGCCCTACTACGTGAAAGGCGACGTCCCCGAACTCGCGGATCTCGTCGCGCTGACGCCCGAAGAGATCCGCGAGGAACGGGACATCGACCTCCGGACGGGTCACGAGGTCGTCGCCGTCGACACCGGGAGCCAGACGGTCACGGTCGCGGCCGACGGCGAGCGGTTCGACCAGGCCTACGACCACCTCCTGATCGGGACCGGCGCGAGCGCCGTCGTCCCGCCGTTCCACGGGACGGATCTGGACGGCGTGTTCACCATCCACGACATGGACGAGGCCGACGCCATCGAGCGTTACGTCACGGAGCGGGCGCCCGAGACCGCCGCTATCGTCGGCGGTGGCTACGTCGGGATCGAGATGGCCGAGGCGCTCTCGGCGCGCGGCCTCGACGTCAGTCTCTACGAGATGCTGCCCAACGTCCTCCAGCCGTTCGGCGAGGCGGTGGCGGACGTCGTCGAGGACCACCTGCGAGAGCAGGGGGTCGACCTGCACCTGGAGACGGCCGTCTCCGGGTTCGCCGGCGAGGGACGCGTGGAGGCGGTCCAGCTCGACGGGGGTGAGAGTCACGCCGCAGACGTCGCCGTCGTCGGCGTCGGCGTGAGGCCGAACGTCGTACTCGCCGAGGACGCGGGGATAGAACTCGGGCCGACCGGCGCCATCGCGATCGACGAGTACGGCCGCACGAGTGCGGCGAACGTCTACGCCGCGGGCGACTGTGCGGAGAACGTCCACGTCGTCACCGGCGAGCCCGACTACGTCCCGCTGGCGCTGACGGCGAACCGCGCCGGTCGCGCCATCGGCCAGACTCTCACCGGATCGCCCACGGCGATCGGCGAGACCGCCGGCACGGCCATCGTGAAGGCGTTCGACCTCGGCGCGGCCCGGACCGGCATCCTCGACGAGGAGCGGGCCAGCGACGCCGGCTTCGACCCCGTGTCGGTCACGATCACCGACGCGACGCGGGCTCACTACTACCCGGGAAGTGAGGAGATTCAGGTCACGCTCGTCGCGGACCGCGAGACGGGAGCCGTCCTGGGCGGGAGCGTCGTCGGTCGCGACGGCGCGAAGCGAATCGACACCGTCGCGACGGCGCTGCACGGCGGGTTGACCGTCACCGAGTTACAGAACGCCGACCTGGCGTACGCGCCCCCGTTCAGCCCGGTGTGGGACCCGGTCCTCACCGCGGCGAAGGTACTCGCCGGGAAACTGGAGCGATGA
- a CDS encoding helix-turn-helix domain-containing protein, which translates to MSTSDHTPGDLESVRERLNVVTQETRFALLQDILGHPSELPTLKELDYVNPSKSQTTIRQHLQQLVDAGVVEEVLLPEDRRQNDLPYKFYGISESGRPFLEEHKLLRAQETLREIYDRVEKTDEIERYETAPRPER; encoded by the coding sequence ATGAGTACCTCCGATCACACGCCAGGCGACCTGGAGTCCGTCCGGGAGCGACTCAACGTCGTCACGCAGGAGACGCGATTCGCGCTCCTCCAGGATATTCTCGGCCATCCGTCGGAACTCCCGACGCTGAAGGAACTCGATTACGTCAACCCGAGCAAGAGCCAGACGACGATTCGGCAGCACCTTCAGCAACTCGTCGACGCCGGTGTCGTCGAGGAGGTACTCCTCCCGGAGGACCGCCGGCAGAACGACCTGCCGTACAAGTTCTACGGGATCAGCGAGAGCGGGCGCCCGTTCCTCGAGGAGCACAAGCTTCTCCGAGCGCAGGAGACACTCCGAGAGATCTACGACCGAGTGGAGAAGACCGACGAGATCGAACGATACGAGACCGCTCCGCGACCTGAGCGCTAA